In Taeniopygia guttata chromosome Z, bTaeGut7.mat, whole genome shotgun sequence, one genomic interval encodes:
- the ALDH1A1 gene encoding aldehyde dehydrogenase 1A1, with amino-acid sequence MEKQGSDSNPAPVMPALPEPLKDLKIKYTKIFINNEWHNSVSGKKFAVFNPATEEKICEVEEGDKADVDKAVKAARKAFELGSTWRTMDASERGRLLNKLADLVERDRLILATMETIDGGKLFSTAYLMDLGACIKTLRYCAGWADKIHGRTVPMDGNFFTFTRHEPIGVCGQIIPWNFPLVMFIWKIAPALCCGNTVVVKPAEQTPLSALYMGSLIKEAGFPPGVVNIVPGFGPTAGAAISHHMDIDKVAFTGSTEVGKLIKEAAGKSNLKRVTLELGGKSPNIIFADADLDSAVEFAHIGLFYHQGQCCIAGSRIFVEEPIYDEFVRRSIERAKKYTLGDPLKPGVQQGPQIDKEQYKKILELIESGKKEGAKLECGGGPWGDKGYFIQPTVFSNVTDDMRIAKEEIFGPVQQIMKFKTIDEVIRRANNTTYGLAAAVFTKDIDKALTFAAALQAGTVWVNCYSALSAQCPFGGFKMSGNGREMGEYGLHEYTEVKTVTIKIPQKNS; translated from the exons ATATTTATAAACAACGAATGGCATAATTCAGTCAGTGGCAAAAAATTTGCAGTCTTTAACCCCGCAACTGAAGAGAAAATCTGTGAGGTTGAAGAAGGCGACAAG GCAGATGTAGACAAGGCAGTTAAAGCAGCAAGAAAGGCTTTTGAGCTCGGGTCAACATGGCGTACAATGGATGCTTCAGAGCGAGGAAGGCTCTTGAACAAACTAGCGGACTTAGTCGAAAGAGATCGTCTTATTTTAGCC ACAATGGAAACCATTGATGGTGGGAAGCTCTTTTCCACGGCCTATCTAATGGATTTAGGCGCCTGCATCAAAACTTTACGCTACTGTGCAGGCTGGGCTGATAAAATCCATGGGCGTACTGTTCCAATGG ATGGAAACTTTTTTACATTTACTAGACATGAGCCTATTGGGGTGTGTGGCCAAATTATTCCT TGGAACTTCCCATTGGTTATGTTTATCTGGAAGATTGCCCCTGCCCTTTGTTGTGGAAACACGGTGGTTGTCAAACCAGCAGAACAAACTCCACTCAGTGCCCTTTACATGGGATCCTTAATTAAAGAG GCAGGATTTCCACCTGGAGTAGTGAATATTGTGCCAGGCTTTGGACCTACCGCTGGAGCAGCAATTTCTCACCACATGGATATAGATAAAGTAGCTTTCACAGGCTCTACAGAG GTTGGCAAACTGATTaaagaagcagcagggaagagcaaTCTGAAGAGAGTTACGTTGGAACTTGGAGGAAAAAGTCCTAACATTATATTTGCAGATGCAGATT TGGATTCTGCTGTGGAATTTGCCCATATTGGTCTATTCTATCATCAGGGACAATGTTGTATAGCAGGATCTAGGATTTTTGTGGAAGAGCCTATTTATGATGAGTTTGTTCGCCGAAGCATTGAAAGAGCAAAGAAGTATACTCTTGGGGATCCTTTGAAGCCTGGTGTACAGCAAGGCCCTCAA atTGATAAGGAGCAGTATAAAAAAATCCTGGAGCTAATTGAGAGTGGGAAAAAAGAAGGAGCCAAACTGGAATGTGGAGGAGGTCCATGGGGAGACAAGGGTTATTTCATCCAGCCCACAGTTTTTTCTAATGTTACAGATGATATGCGCATCGCCAAAGAAGAG ATATTTGGACCTGTTCAACAAATCATGAAGTTTAAAACCATAGATGAAGTTATCAGGAGGGCAAATAATACCACCTATGGCTTAGCAGCAGCAGTTTTTACCAAAGACATTGACAAAGCATTGACATTTGCAGCTGCCCTTCAGGCTGGAACAGTATG GGTAAATTGCTATAGTGCACTCTCTGCTCAGTGTCCCTTTGGAGGTTTTAAGATGTCAGGAAATGGACGAGAAAT GGGAGAATATGGACTTCATGAATACACAGAAGTTAAGACTGTCACCATCAAAATCCCTCAAAAGAATTCGTAA